Within the Thalassophryne amazonica chromosome 19, fThaAma1.1, whole genome shotgun sequence genome, the region ATGTTTTTTCAGTAACGTTATCACACTGCAACCAGGACAACTGTGGGCACGAGCCAGTGAGAGGTCCTGCACATGTGCTTTGATAGGGGCAAATGACCATTCTGGTGAGCCACAAGATTGAAAAAAATAGCCACAGTATTTTGAAAAAaagaaaggagggaaaaaagttcaatatttttagTCCAAATTACAGTGTTGGAACAGTGCTTTGCACAGTGGAGTGTCCTGGGAGTGGAATGGCATGATGGGTGAACACTGGTGCCAAACCCCACCCTCCCCACATTGTCCTCTCTTCCTGCACTCCCTTGTGCCATCTGCAGGACCTCTGCCCTTCCCTCACCCCAGATAGTGGACAGGCCAGCCGACAGCTCGGGACAATTTGGCCGCTGCGTAAGTTTTGTAAGTGGGGTCAGGGTAGGGTCAGGGTCTCTGCAACAAATCCACTACTGGACAAGCAATTTATGATTAAAATATCCCATCAGATTTCATGTAAAATGTCAGAGATGCTCTGTGGGATATCCCTGATGCTTTTGCATCCTCCACAGCCAGGAGCTGTGGGGCATGACACAGGAAAGCATGACACATGACGGCAGGGATTATCCCGTACCAACCACCCACCTAAATCGCAGAAATAGCCACTCATGCTTTTCATGAATTCTCTTTGAATTGTACTTTGCTGTCCAGATATTTTTCCCCTAGAAAGCCTGCGGTTAACGACAGCGATGAGTGTGTGTCGGGTGATTACTCACATTCTTTTAACTTTTATGTCAGCTTTACTGCAGCTCACAGTGGCATTTTCTGAAAATTACTGAAGGCTGCAGAAGATTTAAAGGGGTGATTAACGAATAGCAATGAACTAGCAGTGACATTTTTACACTCCACCAAGGATATACTGTCTTCACTTTGTGTTAGCAGgatatatatgaaaaataaataGATGAATTTCACTGAACACTTGTGGATGGTGCTTTAGATCACCTGTTATCTTAAAAATAGACTGAAATATTGTCTAAAAACTCAGGTGATGTCGTTAGAAACCTTTTTCTGGTTTCTCAGAAATAATCTGTTTGATGCATCCATTGCTTTAAATCAAAAAGAGCTGCTGTTTACACCACCTCCTCTCGAGAGAGCGGGGGCTGTAGCACAaactgtgtgtgggggggttgtcTCGCAGTCTAAAATACAgtccatccagaaaatattcacagcgcttcagtttttccacattttatgttacagccttattccaaaatggactaaattcacccccccccccccaaaaaaaaaaaaaaaaaaattctactcacaacaccccataatgacaacatggatttttattgttttaatttttccaaatttattaaaaatataaaactcagaaatcacatgcacttaagtattcacaccttttcctcaatactttgttgatgcacctttggcagcagttacaacctcaagtcttcttgaatatgatgccacaagcttggtgcacctatctttgggcagttttgcacattcttctttgcagcacctctcaagctccatcaggttggatggggagtgtcggtgcacagccattttcagatctctccagagatgttcaatcagattcaagtctggactctggctgggccactcaggaacattcacatagttgtcctgaagccactcctttgatatcttggctgtgtgcttagggtcattgtcctgcttaaagatgaaccatcgccccagtctaaggtcaagagcgctctggagcaggttttcatccaggatgtctctgtacattgctgcattcatctttccctcaatcctgactagtctccctgttcctgctgctgaaaatcatccccacaacatgatgctgccaccaccatggttcactgtagggatggtgcctgttcctccaaacatgacgcctggcattcacaccaaagagttcaacctttgtctcatcagaccagagaattttgtttctcataatctcaggtccttcaggtgccttttgacaaactccaggtgggcaacCATGTGCCTTtactttgagcttcatggcaaaggctgtgaatacttacagtatgtacatgtgattttttttttttttttaagatttttatttttaataaatttgcaaaaatcacacatttttcacattgtcattatggggtattgtgtgtggaaatATGGGggttaaaatttttttttcatccatattggaataaggctgtaacataaaatgtggaaaaagtgaagcatcgtgaatactttttggatgcactgtcagCCATTTCAAGCCTATGTTTTACTCATGGCGGTGGAGTTTCTACACAAATGTCGACTTGTGGGATTTGGACGATGTTTAACATGAACctcaaaccacatttaactgtacagcagagtcaaatctgggagcatgcgctggtgctgcgcTTCACCACATCCACAGCACCACAGAGCTGCTTTGGGtcttggatagcaaccacccaggccaaCAACCGGTCcagtcccacatctctaaaataaccatctatgggtgattcttagactacgggcacttattatgtcctttgatcatattgtatgaaaaacagaaaaaaggggaaatttcacacttttatagttatctttacaatgaaagtgtgttaagaaatttgttctagtagtctatgatgactttttcaccttttttcagcatcattatatgcaaatattgccattttgtgcttgtcccacacccagacttttgatcttcaatgataaaaatgaatggtaaagaaacgttttttctaatgttttaaaatatcagtaaaataatcaaaacataattgggtattcaatgtcatacaactgttgtgatttttttaaacaaaatgtagttgtcccacactattgccgtaatttccaccacaacactgtaatgtccctttaaacagtttgtatgaaagattgtttgggtagtttctatggagataaacagtgacatcagagcacatgtatatagcgccaaatcacaacaaacagttgccccaaggcgctttatattgtaaggcaatggtgtggtggaaattacatttacaaggccaatagtgccagtagttaaagaatcacccctatttgtcacagccaggtgaaaactgAACATCCTTTTGGGCTTCTCTAAATAGTGGGGTCCTCAATACTgacacacctgcatgctggatcatgcacagagtaatgcaccacatggccaaaatgtcaacccTCCCTCACAAGTTGTCACCTCactcataaccatacagtaagacaggtagcaccaggaccctaaagactttgaccaacataggtttaaaaaaaatgtataaatgtgAACCCCTTTAACACTGAAAGACAAGGTGTCCCCCCACCCTCACAATTCCTTAAACTCCTTAGAACTGGACCAGTGCTCATCCCCGGATATCGTACAACTACCACTGTTTGCCACAGTCCATCACACCTTACTTCCCCAGGCAAAGTctgtaaccatttacagctagtgGACCAGGATGAtggagatgaagtgtcttgtccaaggacacgggTATCCTGAAGCACAAACCTGGAATCGCACCCTGGTCTGTATATTTGTAGTCCAACTGCCACCACACAAAAACACCTCCTTTGTACACAGATAGACCAAGAAAGTGGTAATTAGATTTTGAGTCAGTCCAGgaaaagtcaagtcaagtctgggagcatgcagtggTTCTGCGCTTTACCGCACCCACGACACCATGGaagcaccttgggtcctggatggcaaccacccaggcagacaaccagtccataccTATATCTCTAAAATATCGGCTGCAACCGGGGGGCCCATTGGTTTCCATGTAGGGGGTAACGGGGTTCCAGCTTCAACTCGACTGAGCAAAGAAATCCAACCCAGTCTTACAGCAGTTCGTGATGGCATTACAAAAATTTGATTAATCTATGGATTCATGATAACTTCAcgaaaatgcggtgtttttcgtgacgggggcatgaaatgtggggtgatggggggggggttatggttagagttaggagaagggggaggattataaatcataaaaaaaaaaaactgtcacaaaaagtgccccatttttgtGACGGGGCACCAATAAAAAGTGTGTGTACTCTCTGCTGCCCTGTAGCTTGTACTTTAGTAAAACGCTGCCCCACGTGCCCTTCAGCTCATTAATAATCACAGAACTGTTGGACTTTGGCAGGGTGCCCTTctctttaaatatgcaatttcttcttctttttacagCTAGGAAAACATGCATAGACACCTCTAGGATGGGGCTTGATGGAGCTGCAGTACCCCCCACACCCGCGCATCTTTTCCAAACTGGAAAAGTTAACATAACTTTGAAATCTTGCAGTTTGTGATATTCTCTGAGTGATCCAGTCCTATAGGACAACCAGTTTCCATAGTACCCATGAAATTTTATTCATGCACTGCATTTGAGACCATTGGACCAAATTCATAATACTTATATAATGCAAAatgatttgtacatttttttattcCATTTTCTTTGGTATGTTCATATGATTAAAAATGGGttgtttcattgaaaaaaaattattccTTCGGGGAATCACAATCTGGTAAAACATCTCTGTCCTGACTACATCATTTGTTGTTCGATGTGTAGATTGTCTCAGAATGATGGTTGTTCCTGTTTTTGACTACAAattattttgagttttttttttgtatgtgtgaaATAACATATAAGCACTCCaaatttactttaaaatgcaCATTTGCACATTTACACCAAAGTCTGTCACACCATCACTCCGTAATCACAACCCCACCAATAAAATAGTCCTGGAGCCGCCCCTGAAATCAAGCTTAAAAATAAAAGTCTCTCTGAAATACTTTCttttggaaaacaaacaaaacaacacaccTTAGTTTAAATGCAAAACTGACTTAAATCTCTGCGTATAGCTGCACTTTCATTAAATGCAGTAATTAAAAACTCAAGCTTCGCCTCTTAACAGCACAAAAGAAACTTACATCACTGCTAAATTAGGCGCAAGCCGAATGTGTGAGCACTTGTGAAAGTCCAAAGAGTTGAAAGAATTTCTGAGGCAAGTTACTGTGCAAGTTTTAAATGCACCCATAAAAAGTATTTTAAGAGCATTACTCTAGTTTTTTGATGTCTTCATAAATCCTTTTTCCCCTTTCTTGGGGTGGGATGAGGGGCAGTAAAGATGAGGAGATGGAGGGACCATGCAGCCAAAAataatgtccctgaaaaagaagaAATGCTGGAAGCAggtagaggaggaggaggaggtggaggtggaggtgggGGACTCCTGGTGGATTTGGGATGGCCCTCCACAGGATTGGATGGTGGCTGCTGTCGGTGTGGCCCCGAGCCAGGCCCTGATGTCTTTAAATAGTGTGAAGAGATGCGCGGACAGTCCTGAGTGCGCGCTCTTGGCTTCACTTTGGCACCAGCATCCTCCTCCTCGCCTGTGAACACCATGACCCTGCTCCTCACCCTGTCCGTGTGGCTCGCCGCCGGGAGCCTCGTAGCGGAGGCGACTTATTACCGGCACCACCGCTACATCCCGCACTTCTACCGCTACCGGGAGCACGCGCTCAACGCGGACAACCACCTGCCCGAAGTGTCCAATCCGGTGCCCGAAGCCCGGCAGACTTACCCGGAGATCCCCGAGGTGTTCCACCCCGCACCCGAAGTCATCCACTCCATCCCCGAGGCGTTCCACCCGGTGCCAGAGGTGGTGCATCCTGCGCCCGAGGTGTTCCAGCAGGTGCCCGACGCGCGCTCCCGCCTCAATATGAGCCGGGTTTTCTACGGGGTCATGTTCGACGCCGGCAGCACCGGCACGAGGATCCACATCTATAAGTTCATCCAGAAAGATCCAGGTTAGAATCCAGCAGAGCCGCGGCGTGCGCTCGGTGTAAAAGTCATCCAGAGACAGTGTGGCGTTCAGGAGCTGTGCGCACCCGCAGAGCGCACGGGCGGGTCTAAAAAATAACGGAGCAAGACTTTGAATGTGTTTGACTTAACTGTGAGGGCAGCACATTTATAACTCTGGATGCCCTAAAAGTCTAAATTCAGTCAAATCTGTGCAAATATATGCAATGAAATTGtgcttctgttaaaaaaaaaaaaaaaaaaaaaaagtttatttggtTGCTTTGTGATTTTGCTTCTGTTTTAGTTGAGTTGCCAGTTCTGGACCATGAAATGTACCACGCAGTGAAGCCTGGACTGTCAGAGTATAAAGATAAACCAGAGGAGGTATGTATTTCATCAGGTACATCGGAGACAGTCACACAATTAGAGAAAATGATATGAAACAATACAAGATCGACCAATTTCTCTCCCCCCCCAATGTGCCACAGAAAAGCACAAAACTGGCGATGCTCGGTCTTTTCCAAAGTTACACTAGAACTATTTATGATGCACAAATCAAATGTGATTGGCAATCAACTGACATCATATGAAAAGGCATTTTCATGATTCATCATAGTTTGCAAAGTGACTGACACATTCACATCTGTCAGTTGACAAAATTATCATGCAGACGTCCCATAATGCCACATTTTAATTTGATATTAATTTAGAGGCTGATTGAGTGGAGTTAAAACAGATGTGGGTGGAGGAATTAAACCCCATGGCTAAAATGTTTGAGTACTACATCCCGCCTCTCATTCAGGGTGTCCAATCACATCGATCTTGCAATCAAATCCAACACAAAAACTAGTGTCAATCGGAAATGTGTAATCTATACTATGCTATATGCCAcaacataattattattaattaattaattattataattatttttaccACGTTGAActtgaaatttcaatttcaatttgagCATAAAAACAAGTTTGCTAAACATAAAAATGTCAGTAAGTTAAAAGAAAAGTGCAAGAATGCAAACCTGCTAATTTTCTCCACGTCTATATCGTCTGGTGCATGACGGGCTAACATATTATATTCACTGCCGGCAGATGTTTTGACAGTCTGAGGGTTAAATGCACAAACCCAAGAGGAAAATGATAATGCCAGCCAGACAAGCTGTGGACTATAATCGTTTGGCTCGCAGACCGTGTCCAGCCCTCAGGCCGCCAGTTTGACCCCTCTGATGTAAACCCTGCGTAATTACCAAAATATCTTCTGCTGACACGGCACAGCAGTTTCTGTTCTATAACGGCACACTCGTTGGCGATTGTGCTGCCCACGCTACAACTGATGGCCACTTCTTCTTCTGCAGGGAGCCAACACCGTCCGCCAGCTTTTGAAGATCGCCAAGAAGACCGTGCCTGAGGCTGAGTGGAAGAGGACCCCGGTGGTCCTGAGGGCCACAGCAGGTCTGCGTTTGCTGAAAGAAGACGAGGCCAGTTGTCTTCTGAAGGAGGTAAGGCACGTTTTCTGTATGCCCTCAGACAGTTTGGCACGAGCACGGCTCATCCCTGCCAAGGACGGGGATGAGAAACCACTAACTGCTTACAAGTGTCACtgaaaggaggggaaaaaaaagagatgGAAGGAGTCTGCCCATTTGGTGGCCTATCAAGTTGTGAAAAGCAGCTGTTGTGGGGTTGTGTGGAGTAACCATATTTGTCATTTAAACTATTAAATCCAGGCTACTGTTCCAGCCATGCTTGTGGTTGAGCTATCTGTCAGTCTAAAACAGAACAGATGTAGTCTGTCGTATGAAGTCTGGACAGAGGTTTTCAGCACCGCGCTCGGTTTTGTAGCTATGTGCACTGGTATTGTAACACATGGCAAACAGTTCTATAGAAATGATGTCACTTGTAATACACAGGTTCGAGACGTCTTTGAAGAATCCCCTTTCTTTGTGCCAGACAACAGCATTTCCATCATGAACGGAAAAAATGAAGGTAAGTTATTTTTAATGCCCGATTAGTGGTGTACAAAACGAATTTCAACAaagattaaagctacagtgtgtaagatttagggGCATTTATTAGCAAAAATTTTCTATAGCATTCAtgtccatctgttcattagtgcatAATCAAATACATGCACTAAGATTTGTGATTCTGATTTCAAATAACACTGCTTGGTCACTTCCAGTCTGGCTCTTATTAACGCCGCTAGTGCTATTTCAGCATACGCAGGAAAATATTTAATGTGAACTTTCTCAGAACATTTTCAAAAACAGGAGATAAAATACTCCCAGCAATGCTGTGTCCAacgggtttttttatttttattaaaatttaacAGCATACTTAGTTTTTTATTGCTTATAAACACGTTCAAATAGCTTTTGTTAGCAGTGGCTGTAGTTTCTCGCTCCGGTAAAATAGCTCATGTTAGCAACAGCACGTAACGTCTCTCCCCAGTAAAATAGCTCATGTTAGCGACGGCACGTAACGTCTCTCCCCAGTAAAATAGCTCATGTTAGCAACAGCACGTAACGTCTCTCCCCGGTAAAATAGCTCATGTTAGCAACAGCACGTAACGTCTCTCCCCAGTAAAATAGCTCATGTTAGCAACAGCACGTAACGTCTCTCCCCGGTAAAATAGCTCATGTTAGCGACGGCACGTAACGTCTCTCCCCGGTAAAATAGCTCATGTCAGCGATGGCACGTAACTTCTCTCCCGGTAAAATAGCTCATGTCAGCGACGGCACGTAACTTCTCTCCCGGTAAAATAGCTCATGTCAGCGATGGCATGTAACGTCTCTCCCCAGTAAAATAGCTCATGTTAGCGACAGCATGTAACGTCTCTCCCCGGTAAAATAGCTCATGTTAGCGACAGCACGTAACTTCTCTCCCCAGTAAAATAGCTCATGTTAGCGACAGCATGTAACGTCTCTCCCCGGTAAAATAGCTCATGTTAGCGACGGCACGTAACGTCTCTCCCCGGTAAAATAGCTCATGTCAGCGACGGCACGTAACTTCTCTCCCGGTAAAATAGCTCATGTCAGCGATGGCATGTAACGTCTCTCCCCAGTAAAATAGCTCATGTTAGCGACAGCATGTAACGTCTCTCCCCAGTAAAATAGCTCATGTTAGCGACAGCACGTAACTTCTCTCCCCAGTAAAATAGCTCATGTTAGCGACAGCACGTAACTTCTTTCCTCAGTAAAATAGCTCATGTTAGCAACAGCACGTAACTTCTCTCCCCAGTAAAATAGCTCATGTTAGCAACAGCACGTAACTTCTCTCCCCAGTAAAATACCTTATGTTAGCGACGGAACGTAACTTCTCTCCCcggtaaaatagcttatgttagCGGCGGCACGTAAGTTCTCTCTCGGGTAAAGTAACTTATGTTAGCTATGGCACGTAACCTCTCCcctgtaaaatagcttatgttagCGACGGCACGTAACGTCTCTCCCcggtaaagtagcttatgttagCGACGGCACATAActgatctttttccacattttcttatgttacagccttattccaaaattgagtaaattcattttcccctcaaaattgtactgacaacaccccataatgacaaaatgaaaaagttttgtttgccttttgttttttttagtttttggaaatgtattaaaatttaaaaaactaagatgaatgcagcaatgtacagagacattctggatgaaaacctgctccagagtgctcttgacctcagactgggacaacaATTcacctttcagcagaacaataacCATAAGAACatagctaagatatcaaaggagtggcttcaggacaactctgtgaatgtccttcagtgtcccagccagagcccagacctgaatcctattgaacatctttggagagttatgagcaccaacgctccccatccaacctgatggagcttgagaggtgctgcaaagtggaCTGCCCAaatgtgcgccaagcttgtggcatcatattcaagaagacctgaggctgtaattgctgccaaaggtgcatcaacaaagtactgaccaaagggtgtaaatacttacgaACATGTGATttattcgtttttttttttttttaatttctaataaatatgcaaaaatctcaaaaaacattttttcacatcgtcattatggggtatcatgtgtagaattttgaggggaaaaaaaatgaaacattggATACAAGGTCTGCTCACCTGCAGCACTAATGTGTATAAATCACactctttgcatttacacacacTAAGGCTCCAAGTGTTGCAGCAGCAGAAGCTCCACCCACCTCCTCACGTGCATAATTCAAGGTCCAGCAGCATGATTGCATTCAGGACAAACATCTCACATCTCCTCAATGCTGCACAGAATCATTTCTTGATAGATTTTCTTTCATATCGTCCAACGGCAGAGTTTTTCATTGATGTACTCTTGTGCTGTTGCAGGAGTCCTTGCCTGGGTCACAGTGAACTTCCTCACAGGTAAGACATTGCTTGTGTTTTGCTACGGTGGTGTTAGCGGTCAGGAGACTCGTATCTGAGTGTCCAGTGTACACAGACGCTCAGCTGTGACAGACTCTTGTCTCCTGCCTGAGGTTATAAGGTTGAGTCACAGCCCCCAAAACTAGTTGCAAAAACAAATTTTCCTCACATTATTATTTATGCACAGTTTTTATAGGGTTTATATAAAATATTAAGAAGCAGGTCTTGTCGTCACAAGATTTATGTGCTTGTGGCAATACCTGTGAGAGTCCATCGCAGTGGTTATGAGAGGAATAAATTCTAAATAAAGCCGGTGTTCTATCCTGTCGGCTGGATGTTCCATCCACggtgtctgacttggtgcttctTTGATTTAGGTCACTTGTACTCCAACACAAAGAGGACAGTGGGGATCCTGGATTTGGGCGGAGGATCTACACAGATCACAT harbors:
- the entpd5a gene encoding ectonucleoside triphosphate diphosphohydrolase 5, which translates into the protein MTLLLTLSVWLAAGSLVAEATYYRHHRYIPHFYRYREHALNADNHLPEVSNPVPEARQTYPEIPEVFHPAPEVIHSIPEAFHPVPEVVHPAPEVFQQVPDARSRLNMSRVFYGVMFDAGSTGTRIHIYKFIQKDPVELPVLDHEMYHAVKPGLSEYKDKPEEGANTVRQLLKIAKKTVPEAEWKRTPVVLRATAGLRLLKEDEASCLLKEVRDVFEESPFFVPDNSISIMNGKNEGVLAWVTVNFLTGHLYSNTKRTVGILDLGGGSTQITFLPKSKKTIVSAPSSYIAKFNLFNNTYQLYTHSYLGNGLFAARLATLGALGADGLDWKIFTSSCLPKKFREDVTFGGKTYKVSGIPDGYAGYKLCYYEVMKVIKGIVRQPFEVKGSSVFYAFSYYFDRAVDSGLIDGSRGGAIEVRDFKKRAKEVCNKMTKYRAVSPFLCMDMTYITCLLKEGFGFKDNTVLQLAKKVNNVETSWALGATFDYFRNLNIH